tttccatTGCTGCTGTggatatgtttttctttctgtaggGGACTACAACTACTGCAATACTTATCAATCTTTTCCGTGCTAGTCTGGCTAGTAACCAGTTATGTCAGTGagttctgattggtggagaATCTGATTAATGCTAGAAGGGAAACCCTGGAATCTGGAGATTCCGGAGCGCTACACTGGCATTTGTCAGATATCTTTGACCAGCTAACCTTATCCTGTTTTGTTGATGGCTGACAAAATGAATGCATTCAAACGGAAATTGGTATAGTGGGAGAAGTGCACAAGAACATTgttgacatgtgtcctaacctcACTGATGTTCTGCAGAATTCCCTCACACCAGCATGAACATGCAGAGAATTGTCCAAGACCACCTGACGAGATTAACACAGAAATTCACAGATTATTTTCCCAACAACCGAAGAGCTGTGAATGTGTGGATTCACGTTCATTTTTCAGTCAACCACCCAAGTGATGTGGATGTTGTACTCTAATTTGCTAATATGGTTAGCGGAACTTGCATATGATGGCAGCTAGCAGCTTGCTTTTTGCAGAAAGCTCCTTCACAGACCTAAACTCCTTATGAATTCAAGCCAGACAGGAATATCCAGACCTTGCAGAACGTGCAATTAATCCATTTAGCATCACCTATCTTTGCAAATCCAGATTAAAAAAAGTGACTGCAATGAAAACAAAGAGTAGGGTCCTGTTCGGATAGGAAAACAAAGAGTAGGGTCCTGTTCGGATAGGAAAACAAAGAGTAGGGTCCTGTTCGGATAGGCTTTTTTActtaggaaggttcctaactgagtgaaatgaccttGGAAGAATCTAGTGACAGCCATGATGAGAGTTGGTCGAATTCTCCAAATGCTTAGGAAAGGTACTTTAATGCTTCCTTTcatatctcctttagcatagggtaaaCTGGAGCATCCTTTACAAAAGTAAAGGAGATAGGACTGCCCCACCATTCCTTGTGTGACCCACCTCAATAACATCTGCCTTCACATAGTTAGTAGCCGAGTGTAATTCCAGTCGGATTCTCTTGTCTTTTCCtaagtccttatgaattctacttcacatctttccttgacctcatgatgTTTTCCATAGAGGTCTAGGAAAAGATGTTAGAACAGACTATCCGAGCGCATCCCAGGACTACACTGACAATAACAAGCTTATGTGTGACACTACAAGTCGCCCTTTCCCCAATTCCACCACGTCAAGTGCTTCATAGTCTGCTTCATAGCGCTGGGTGACATCACGTCAtaacattttttaattatttaaaatgtttttagtgCAAATTGTTTATTGTGTGCTCAAATGTGCACAAATTAACTGAAATACTTGTATTCACATTCTCATTATATGGGGTCCCAACTTCATTGaggtgatgtttgtgtatgtcaaTGAAAATATAAAGCCCAGTTCTTTGTACAACTGAATCTACATTTGCCCGATGATGAATAGAGAATTTTAAGGTCAACTTCTTTTCACTCTCTGGGCAGAGTTGTGTTGTTACTGCTTCCACGCACCAACAAAGCCGTTGTGAGACGCATTGGTATAAGTCCACTCCACCTTGCAGCAGAGCGTAACAGACAGAACATCCTGGAGATTCTCATTGAGGCAGGCTTTGACGTCAATACCCAGCTGTCGCCCGACCAGTCCAAGATGTATAAGGACCGTCGCAGCACCGCACTCTACTTCCTGGTACGCAGCAGCAACATAGACGCAGCCTCCACGCTGTTGAAGGCTGGTGCTGACCCCAATCTGGATATCTTCAACCCTCTTCTGATAGCTGTGAGGAAGGGAAATGCAGAGATGGCCTCTTTGCTGTTGGAGTATGGTGCAAATGTGAATGCCAGCATTCCAACACACCCAACCAACCTTCCCAGGGGCTCTCCTTTTCTGTATGAGGTACAGACTCATGTTTCAAGCTCCTGCTGGACAATGGATGTGATGCGAATGCCTGTTTCTCTTGTGTTTATGGACACGGCACACATCCTCCAATCACGATTAGGCATACAACTAGGGAGGATCTGTACCTACATGGACTCGAAGCTCCTCATACGACAACTGCACAGGTTAGGGAGAATTTAATCTTTGAGTTCATGTATAACCTCCGGTAATGTATTTTGATGTTGAGGCTTTGAACTGCGTTATCCTCTTTATATTCCCTTCAGTTCTGTGAGGTGATGGCAGATCCTTCTCACTCTCCATGGGTAGGAACTATAATTGATCTCCTCCTAGATTACGTGGGTCATGTGAAATTGTGTTCAAGACTCATTGAACTTCTGGACAGGAACAAGGATTGGGAATACATCAAGGATAAATCAAGTAAGTAAATCAATCTTTCCTTGTTGTCTTACTtgcagggattaaagtattccggcaccgtgccggatttccgaCGTGCGGCGTTTGGCAGCGGAAAAAAGtcttatataaaaaaaaaaaaaaacacgtctcgatagcatcaccatcactttcgacttgatgagttcgtctgccaatgaaatgaaaggagaacaactctcccgctctcaaaataacattattagccaatcagaagtagattggggcgggtcttgggaaaatgtgcttcaaacacagacttttctctatcgctctgcctatgctgcgtagatgcccgagtagagagaTGTCACcgaaggagagtaggatggagaGTAAGTTCATGAATCCTGGGGAAGATCCTAGTCCTCCTAGTTGATAAAggattgaaaaataaatggcgctgggcatggatagaagagatagGGAAGGACAGtcagccttttggtagctggtgtaactaagttaagagaagcaggtgcttgcttctgcactttgtgctcgaAAAAGATACTATATGCAACTACCCGGAAAAAAAGTGCTTCCACGTCATAAGTTAGACCCTGCTCATAGAGCAGCCGTTtgtgctctccaacacacaacgccgttaccgggagcaacaaccacagctgatgtaccggcatcaataactgaccgtgtgtgtgacctgaaaaTACGCGTGTGCACGTTCATTGCATAGCAAGATCTGTCATTCAGGCCCGCCCAACCCGTAGTGAATTTATGCCAAAAAATAGCTGAAGACAATTGCTTTGACTAAACTGTCGATATCCAATCAGCATACcagctattttaacacacaaggcataacaccagagattaaaagacgtatttcggaaaagctaaaaaaacggcatgttttccttaaatgtcgacgaagccaccaacaagaacatggacaaagtcctgttttgtatttatttcccaacatttaagttaccagttcttgtaacattttaatgttttgtttgttatttattttattgatatattttctattaatttcctagtatttaatttacgattatttcttttgaacaaagtaattattgaaatgttgcaatataaaactacattattatctacagttcaaCGGTGTAAAAAGtgaatcgctgtcctttttcatacatcctcaattaaatggttccaaatcaaatcttcttcttccactgactGAATTTCACATAtccttataacatgtcaccttaggattgtaggtcatcttgtaacctttcaaggacaaagcttagcagcaaaacttgaaTACTGCAATAGAATTCTTAGATACAGAAGTTTTCTTTATACAGGAACACAACCAACTTAAGAAACTCGCAACCAGAGTCTTcttcaaaaacacagacactcatgcaTTACTCCATAAAACATCTTACCATcctaaacacacatttaaaggcaTTGTAAAATCTCAAATCATCCGATTTCGGCGCATTTGCTCCTTGGAGGAGGATGTGGAGATTGCTACCAGGACACTTTTCGCAGCACTCCGTCCACGGAGTTATTCGCGTCGTTTTCTTAGATATATTAAATCAGAAGTCAGACACAACTTCACCGCATACAATTCCAAACctagaacaaaaaaacaacatccgTTAATACCATTTGTACACACATATTCCACACAACTACAGTCAtttaataaaagattaaaatacAACTTTACCCAGCTCCAGGAACAGGTTCCAGAGTTGAAGGACCATAAAGTAATTGCGGCATATAGAAGAAATAAAAACCTGAAAGACCTACTGATCCATACACGCTTGAACAGGGAAGATGAAGATAATTGCTTCTTCATATTCCCTTCCTATGCACTGAACTCGGTGAGTGGTAAGGGCCTccctattcataaaaaaattgATCCCCACACGCAAAATGTGGTCTATGCTATTAAGTGCATGACCTGTGGAGCGATTTATATAGGGGAAACAATGCATACTATGGACATTAAAACAACACCTATACTGCATTcgcaaatataataaaaaaacagtcctatatacacattttcaaactCATTCCGTAGACCATTTAAGGGTGATGGGGTTGGAGACAAGGTTGGCTTGGaataggagacagagacagaactgtGAGAGGAAGTGGATTAGGGGGCTGAACACCTTAGAGCCGTGGGGTCTCAATGAAAGATGGTGATTCCATCTTGTCCCTAGGCCTTTTCACCATTTTACACTGGTAGAACCtaagcctaaccctaacctgacACTACACCGGTCCTACTACAAGGGGAATATCGATAGAGTGGGACACATGTGCCAGTACATAACATCTGTGGAACAGATACTTAAAATTACACCTTATTTTaattgatatcaaaagaaatcgtaaatgctacatgtgttagtaccatattgtagtgaggtggagtagtattgctgacctttcttgggattgcagtttcaaaagtctcaccataatctgcaatcattcatttctaaatgtttttttgtttgtttgttggtttgtttttaccctgcgaatgtgtccacGCCACGGGacgatgcccccccccctcccattcacccacacaccaaaaaaagttcaggctcaggatttttttttgctttaacccctgTACTTGACTTTATGTTCAGAGCCATAGATACTGTTCATGGCTGGCCACCTTTTGGTAGTACTGTGATTTTTGACCaggtgtaaggtctgtgttctgtccgtgtttaatttctgtgtttgtctcccttgtgtggtcacatgtttgttcccatgtctagtcctcgtgcttccttgttcccgccatgtgctttccctatgtttgtttgtctatgccatgtgccctcttgttgttgtccgtgtctccacccctcacctgttcccaatctcccggtttgtgtgtatcattggtttcacctgtgtcctgttaattccccttgtttagtccacctgtgtctttgtctgccccgccttgattgttctcacctgtccctcgttatctgttgcctgtgtgtatatatagtccttgttttcttgtttctcgttgcgtcGTTGTAAATTGTTGTTAtgtggtatgttccttgtgtttCCGCTGTTCCTAGCGATTAGCGCTTCCTCCTtgttaaagtgattactcgtgcttctgacctctgcctgtcctacaactattctcctgcctattccctgtttggatttgtttgctattcttggactgcctacctgtgtacctaacccggctagtaaaacgttttcaccctttaaatctacccctgtgctgagtcgtgcaattgagtcctgcacaacacccaccagtcgtaacacAAGGtgttttttaatgcattttctACTCCGGATGACAATTCAGTTGAGTTACTGTTCAAACAGCAACTGGTGACTAGGCTGCATTCCAACTGGCTGCATTCTAGAGGTGCACTTGAGATGTTCCATTGGCAATGTTAAGCCCTATAGACTTCCTCACTAGCTGAGTCCATGGAGTATATGGATCTTCCATTTAAGGCAGTAGTTCACAAACTTTTCATGGTAGACATCCCtttcacaaataaaaaaatcatttgAGTTATTGTAATCCCTCCTAACAAAGGCTAAACGGTAGGCCCTGGCCATATTCTATGGGCACAAAGTAGGCGATAAACGCAGAACAAAaggctactatgctgtaagagcCGCGCCGCACTTCATTTGTTACCTGTAGTGGGTTGTTTAGGGCTTCTCATTCCCCatactttgggaaccactgcttttAAGGAGAGTTCTCAATTTGTCAGAATTCAATGACCTTGAAATGTCCTTGAAACTTTCAGAGCCACCCTTCTCCCTGATGCATCTGTGCCGGGTGAAGATCCGCCAGCAGGTGGGACACCGGAGACTGAGGCGAATGGACAGCCTTCCTCTGCCTGGACGGCTCATGAAGTACCTGTTCTATGACAATGGAGAGTCTGAGGATTTCTTGCAAAGTAGTTTTGACTAAGCGTGCACAGGCTTACTTTCAGTTGCTGAGAAATGCAGCAGCTCTTTCAGGATTGACTGTGTCAGTCAACATGCTGTGTTAAAACAAGCTTCATTTCGTCAAGCTAATTTGATGAATCATATGTCTGTTTTAAGGGGTAGTCACGCTATGCAATCGTTTTCCATTTACTTCCATTCAACGTATGCATGGGCAAATGCAGATTTACATGCTTCGGGCTTTCATTCTTTGAATGAGAATTTGCACTTAAAAATCCTCTAGAGAAAAAGTCTTTCATTTTATTGTGATtcattgtgttgtttgttttgattttctcTTACTAATGGATTTGAGTCATTTACAGTAGTGTTGAGTGCACATGTTAATGCCAAACTCAAGTCATTCAGGTATTTGAGTCAAAGTGTGGAAAATTGATTGTAAAACTATTGACAGAATACATTTCCCAAGACAACGAGAGCTTGGAGATCTATGTGCTAGGTTGTCACACTATTTAATTACCTATGATAATTACTTGCAGCTAATGGCTGACGTCACCTATCTTAGCTACTTATTACGATTTTCTTCATTTCTAACCTATATCAGACAGTGTCTGTGCAATGCACTGAACTCAGAATGTAATGTGGATGTAACAGAAATTtagcaaaatcaatgtataaaccatgGTTAATAATCTGGAAATTATCGTAATGTAAtttaaagtttccttagctagctagctcgtTTTCTCAAGCCCAGCTAGCATAGCAATCagacaaccatagcaaccaggaatcatcTTTTTAATGTCTCAAAACACTACTGCCAGTAGGCTTTCATGTCTTTaaattgactgtgtgtgtatgagaaattAGAAATTGCTACAGTGCTTTAACTTATATATAATTTGGTTTATAGAAGTTAATATAAGCATGTCATTACTGTGTTTACTGTGTTTATCACACATCTCAAAAAGGTCTGTGTCATTGCTGCCGTCTGAACGTGTGCATGGTTACAATTGGAAGAGGTGGAGTATGATGACCCTGCTGGCATGTTCACGTGCTACCATCTAGAGTGTCAACATATATGTCATCGTGGTTTGAGATGTCTGAAAATGCTTTCACATACTAAGAGAATTTGCCATTTACTGCAAGTCAGCTGTGATACAGTCACTAGAATGATTTAACTCTTGATCTCCTGTCACTGCTCAGTAATGTTTCCAGATATAAAAATCTACATGTTAGTGCCAAGTGTGTCATTTCAGAAGTAGGCCAAATGGTCTCAGCTGCTGAAATAGCAAAACAAGGTCATATGTGTCTGAACCCAGAATCAAGTGGCCTCTTGATATCATTCGTAAAGGCCAGAgtgacaaacatacacacagtcgACACGCAAAGAAAAGGATCTAAAACAACAGCTGAATTTTTTAAACCACACAGCAAAGGAGGGTATTCTGGTTTGGTGAGTAAACTGTTGAATTGTTCTGCTAAGGTGGGGGTTTTTTTTCAAATAGGAAATGATTTAAGAAATTGATGTAATATTTTCAATAGTAGTACTTCTGTTTCTGTAATGCATTTTCACATGACAGTAGAAGTAGCCTACTTCTTTCTATTATTTTGCTCAGGAGTGCATTTTTTATGCCCATACAACAGTGAATGGAGTGTGGTTATAAAAACATTATATAGAAACATTGGTTATGGTGGCTATAGAAACAATAATCAAAGACTATGCCTGATTTCACCTGGTTAGCCTACTGATTAGTATTTAAGAAGTCTACAAAGCTATTTCAGAATGCATCACTATAACAGTGTGTCCAAATTGCACTACAGTCATTCTTGGACATTTTTAAAGAAGAGTTCCCAAAaaactcatatatatatatacatatatatattaaataaatatcagtaagtgtgttcaatactttttacctgtgtcatttcacattattacacataacttcatttctgaacttatttgttttggtttctttgtatgtatggattacttgggttgttaccgacatctggtgaaaatgtcatgtcaatagcacctttggaaatatatctactgagaaaaatggtgacgtgttcaatacaaTACTATATTTAcccgctgtatatatatattatcaaTTAAATTCACAATTATGCACTAACTAAACAGGTTACAGACAGTTATGCCACCAAATATAGGACAActtaaaccaaactaaatgaatTAAACTTGATTTTAAGATAGACCTCCCTTAAATTAAGACCTCCTTTAAGACCTCCTTAAATTCACCCACAAGGTAACGGAGGGATCAAGGATTTCCGCCTGGTCTACTATGAATTTGAAAAATCAGAATGGATACTATTCTTTCTTCTTGTCAGATGAAATTGATACATAGCATCTTGTGTTTTCTGGACACCGTCGCCATATTTTGGAAAGTATTAGCGAGGGGAGGGGGCTGACAGTATTAGgtttatatttattcaatatcaCTGAGGCAACAGGTCCATACATATTCCTTTCCATAAATACTACAAAACCTCATGTCAGTGAGTTCAAATATTTTGTGTGATTGCTGAGCTTGGGTGACTGATCAAACGTTCATCCTTTACATAGTCCATCATGGCGGCTGCTAGCGTCAGCAGGCATACACCCACTAACCAAGCTTTTGAAGACTACAGTGTCTACAGTCACTTATCTGACGAAGAACTAATTCAGCTGGCCGTTGAACGCAGTTTTACGGATGCCCACCGTCCTTCACAACCTGCTCACCAGTCAGCATATTCACCACCTGCACAAAATCAGTTGGAGCCTTCTCAGGATGAACACATGCCTACATTCCGTGAGGTCCGAGGACAATATGCAGCGAGCAGACAAGTTGCTATGCCCTCTCAGAATGTCCCTCCCCCTGCCAATCCACCCCAACCTGTCAATCCCTCCAGGTGATGTGAAACTTTACAGGTGTGCTGTATGTAGAACAGATCGTTTTCTTGAGATTCACCAACAATCTTTTATCTGATTTTCATTACCTACAGTATATGGTCTTATAGCTTTGTTATGGTATGACATTACCTACAGTATATGGTCTTATAGCTTTGTTATGGTATGACAGAGGATGCAATGGATATATTTACACAGAATGCTTAATGGAATAGACATCTCTATTAGTATTTTGTGACCTTTGGTTGCAAGTTATGTTGGAGTACACATGAGCATGTTTGGAACCTCTgctatttctgtctgtttacaGTGAAGGCCCAAGCGACGGAAACAAGACTGCACATATCTTTAGTGGAGACAGGGAGAAGTTACTGGcatggagaaaaagaaatggatCTTTGGAGGTTACAGTGGAATCTGAGGAGTAAGGATCTCTCTCCATGTAAATCCACTTAAATCCTACGCTTAGAGGTTCTAAGATCTAAGATTCTTCTTGAACTCTAAGTAGTTTACTTGGGTAGGATGTAGCCCATAAATCTTATCCACTTGGCATAATCCACTGACTAGTTAGCTAGCCAACACAACAATTCAACTCTATGTTAATGAGAATAACTCTTCTTTATTGCAGTGCTGTATCCCATTTAAATTCAGCTATCTGGAAGAATAATGCCGAAACAGTGAGTGAAATTGTACAGAAAGAGCCTGCGGAGAGTCTGAGCAAACCAAACCAGGAGGGTTGGATACATTTGCATGAAGCTGCATACTGTGGTTATTTGGATAGTTTGAAGGTGCTTGTAAAAGGTATGGCTTTCTCAATGAGTGAATGTTGTTGTCATGGTGTTCACTGTTCATTTGTTCACTCCTCAAAATAATGTCTGCAGTCTCTGTTCTCTTTCACTGTTGTGGTACTAGTAATACTACTACTATTTctagtcatttcattttttatttctccATCCCTACACATTATAGCCTTCCCTCAACTAATCAACAAGCGTACCCACAACAACCAAACCCCTCTGATATTGGCTGTTGGTCGTAAACACCTCTCATGTGTCCAGTGTCTCCTTGCAGCTGGAGGAGATCCTAACATAGCCAATGTATTAGGAGAAACAGCTCTCTTCAAaggtatcaaaataaaatacatttgttaAAAAGTGTTTGGTCATAAATCAAGAACAAATATAaattgtgtttctttctgtaAAGGATGTCAAAACCAGTGACAATGATGAAACAAACATTGCTGTTGTTTCCAGCTTGTGAGAAGGCAAATGAGGAGATGGTGGAGCTTATTCTGAAATCTGGAGGCAATCCCTCCAGGGGCAATTATGACGGAATGACACCTTTACAAGAAGCAGTGGGAAAAAATGTCAGTATGTGTAAGCAACTGGTGGAAGCTGGAGCGAAGATATGGACCAAAAATACTTACGGCATTGAGGCACTGTTCACAGCTGCCCAGGGAGGATGCACAGAAGTACTgaagttccttatcaaacagggtGAGTTTCATCAAGATTCTGGAGGTTTATACTAGCATGGAAAGCAGAGGATTTGCCAAATATAAGGATGTGGCAAATATTTGACTCTGGCCAGTGCCTTGACGTTGACGCTCATCATTCTGAGGGTTCAGTGCACCCCTTTGAGCGCTAGAGTTCAGCTGTCAGATTGGCC
Above is a genomic segment from Clupea harengus chromosome 15, Ch_v2.0.2, whole genome shotgun sequence containing:
- the LOC116223732 gene encoding ankyrin repeat and SOCS box protein 2-like, whose translation is MVSAAEIAKQGHMCLNPESSGLLISFVKARVTNIHTVDTQRKGSKTTAEFFKPHSKGGYSGLSIMAAASVSRHTPTNQAFEDYSVYSHLSDEELIQLAVERSFTDAHRPSQPAHQSAYSPPAQNQLEPSQDEHMPTFREVRGQYAASRQVAMPSQNVPPPANPPQPVNPSSEGPSDGNKTAHIFSGDREKLLAWRKRNGSLEVTVESEDAVSHLNSAIWKNNAETVSEIVQKEPAESLSKPNQEGWIHLHEAAYCGYLDSLKVLVKAFPQLINKRTHNNQTPLILAVGRKHLSCVQCLLAAGGDPNIANVLGETALFKACEKANEEMVELILKSGGNPSRGNYDGMTPLQEAVGKNVSMCKQLVEAGAKIWTKNTYGIEALFTAAQGGCTEVLKFLIKQGGNINTQANDGATALYEASKNGHEEVVKLLLSQGADVNKTTKAGLTPLHVASKNGHVGVVLLLLPHTDKDVVRDSGISPLHLAAERNRETILEILIEAGFDVNTQLSPDHSKMYEDRRSTALYFLVRSSNIDAASTLLEAGADPNLDTFNPLLMAVRKGNIEMASLLLEYGANVNASMPTHPTNFPGALLFCMRHRLMFKLLLDNGCDANSCFSCVYGYGTHPPITIRRTNREDLYLHGLEAPHTTTAQFCEVMADPSHSPWVGTIIDLLLDYVGHVKLCSRLIELLDRNKDWEYIKDKSKPPFSLMHLCRVKIRQQVGHRRLRRMDSLPLPGRLMKYLFYDNGESEDFLQSSFD